A single genomic interval of Oryza sativa Japonica Group chromosome 7, ASM3414082v1 harbors:
- the LOC4343230 gene encoding probable xyloglucan endotransglucosylase/hydrolase protein 32, protein MAASAAAPATVAGLLVAVAAIMAASPAGAQPSPGYYPSSVHRAMAFSRDYTNKWGPQHQTLSADQSSLTIWLDKTCGSGFKSRKSYRNGYFAARVKLPAGYTAGTNTAFYLSNNEAHPGFHDEIDMEFLGTIPGEPYTLQTNVYVRGSGDGRIVGREMRFHLWFDPTADFHHYAILWNPDAITFFVDDVPIRRYERKSELTFPDRPMWVYGSIWDASDWATDDGRHRADYRYQPFVARFDRFTVAGCAPSAPASCRPVPASPAGAGLTPRQYAAMRWAQQSHMVYYYCQDYRRDHSLTPEC, encoded by the exons atggcggcttctgctgctgctccggccACCGTGGCGGGGCtgctggtggcggtggcggcgataatggcggcgtcgccggccggcGCGCAGCCTTCGCCGGGGTACTACCCGAGCTCGGTGCACAGGGCAATGGCCTTCTCTCGTGACTACACCAACAAGTGGGGCCCGCAGCACCAGACCCTCTCCGCCGACCAGTCCTCCCTCACCATCTGGCTCGACAAAACCTGCG GGAGCGGGTTCAAGTCAAGGAAGTCGTACAGGAATGGCTACTTCGCCGCTCGCGTTAAGCTCCCCGCCGGCTACACCGCCGGCACCAACACCGCCTTCTAC CTGTCGAACAACGAGGCGCACCCGGGGTTCCACGACGAGATCGACATGGAGTTCCTGGGCACCATCCCCGGCGAGCCCTACACCCTCCAGACCAACGTCTACGTCCGCGGCTCCGGCGACGGCCGCATCGTCGGCCGCGAGATGCGCTTCCACCTCTGGTTCGACCCCACCGCCGACTTCCACCACTACGCCATCCTCTGGAACCCCGACGCCATCAC GTTTTTCGTGGACGACGTGCCGATCAGGAGGTACGAGAGGAAGAGCGAGCTGACGTTCCCGGACCGGCCGATGTGGGTGTACGGCTCCATCTGGGACGCGTCGGACTGGGCCACCGACgacggccgccaccgcgccgacTACCGCTACCAGCCGTTCGTCGCGCGCTTCGACCGCTTCACCGTCGCCGGGTGCGCCCCGTCGGCCCCCGCCTCGTGCCGCCCCGTCCCGGcctcccccgccggcgccggcctcaCGCCGCGCCAGTACGCCGCCATGCGGTGGGCCCAGCAGAGCCACATGGTGTACTACTACTGCCAGGACTACCGCCGCGACCACTCCCTCACGCCCGAATGCTga
- the LOC4343231 gene encoding probable cysteine protease RD19D yields MAAAPARLVVLVLVAVVVVVGGDGDAGVIRQVTDGGYWPPGLLPEAQFAAFVRRHGREYSGPEEYARRLRVFAANLARAAAHQALDPTARHGVTPFSDLTREEFEARLTGLAADVGDDVRRRPMPSAAPATEEEVSGLPASFDWRDRGAVTDVKMQGACGSCWAFSTTGAVEGANFLATGNLLDLSEQQLVDCDHTCDAEKKTECDSGCGGGLMTNAYAYLMSSGGLMEQSAYPYTGAQGTCRFDANRVAVRVANFTVVAPPGGNDGDGDAQMRAALVRHGPLAVGLNAAYMQTYVGGVSCPLVCPRAWVNHGVLLVGYGERGFAALRLGHRPYWIIKNSWGKAWGEQGYYRLCRGRNVCGVDTMVSAVAVAPPPP; encoded by the exons ATGGCTGCTGCACCTGCACGGCTCGTCGTCCTTGTCCTCgtggcggtcgtcgtcgtcgtcggcggcgacggcgacgccggcgtcATCCGGCAGGTGACGGACGGCGGGTACTGGCCGCCGGGGCTGCTCCCGGAGGCCCAGTTCGCGGCGTTCGTGcggcggcacgggcgggagTACTCCGGGCCGGAGGAGTacgcgcggcggctgcgcgtGTTCGCCGCCAACCTCGCCCGCGCCGCGGCGCACCAGGCGCTCGACCCGACCGCGCGCCACGGCGTCACCCCGTTCTCCGACCTCACCCGGGAGGAGTTCGAGGCGCGCTTGAcgggcctcgccgccgacgttgGCGACGACGTCCGGAGGCGGCCGATgccgtccgccgcgccggccacggaggaggaggtgtccgGCCTCCCCGCCAGCTTCGACTGGCGTGACAGGGGCGCCGTGACCGACGTCAAGATGCAGGGCGCGTGCGGCTCCTGCTGGGCCTTCAGCACCACcggcgccgtcgagggcgccAACTTCCTCGCCACCGGCAACCTCCTCGACCTCAGCGAGCAGCAGCTCGTCGACTGCGACCACACG TGCGACGCGGAGAAGAAGACGGAGTGCGAcagcgggtgcggcggcgggctgATGACGAACGCCTACGCCTACCTGATGAGCTCGGGGGGGCTGATGGAGCAGAGCGCGTACCCATACACGGGCGCGCAGGGGACGTGCCGGTTCGACGCCAACCGGgtcgccgtccgcgtcgccaaCTTcaccgtcgtcgcgccgccgggcggcaacgacggcgacggcgacgcgcagATGCGGGCGGCGCTGGTGCGGCACGGCCCGCTAGCCGTGGGTCTGAACGCGGCGTACATGCAGACGTACGTGGGCGGGGTGTCGTGCCCGCTGGTGTGCCCGCGCGCGTGGGTGAACCACGGCGTGCTCCTCGTCGGCTACGGCGAGCGTGGGTTCGCGGCGCTGCGGCTGGGCCACCGCCCCTACTGGATCATCAAGAACTCGTGGGGGAAGGCGTGGGGGGAGCAGGGCTACTACCGGCTCTGCCGCGGCCGCAACGTCTGCGGCGTCGACACCATGgtctccgccgtcgctgtcgccccgccgccgccgtga